In Reichenbachiella agarivorans, one genomic interval encodes:
- a CDS encoding RNA polymerase sigma factor, translating to MHTEEHFISLIQNTSTKREGFRLLVKAFEKPLYSVIRKMVIDHDETKDVLQDTFVKVWENLDSFKAESKIYTWVYRVAVNHCLQYLKKKQRRNLFNSGVNEEMMMQLESNESISGDEIQLKLQKAILKLPDKQRLVFNLKYYEEMSYEQMAEITETSSGALRASYHQAVKKIETMIQEG from the coding sequence GTGCATACGGAAGAGCATTTCATCTCACTGATTCAAAATACCAGCACGAAGCGTGAAGGCTTTCGTCTCTTGGTCAAAGCTTTTGAAAAACCACTGTATAGTGTGATCAGAAAAATGGTGATCGATCATGACGAGACCAAGGACGTACTACAGGATACTTTTGTGAAAGTCTGGGAGAACTTGGATTCATTTAAAGCAGAGTCAAAAATATATACTTGGGTCTATAGGGTTGCGGTCAATCACTGTTTGCAATACCTGAAAAAGAAGCAGAGACGAAATCTATTCAACTCTGGAGTGAATGAAGAAATGATGATGCAGTTGGAAAGCAATGAATCCATCAGTGGGGATGAGATTCAGTTAAAACTACAAAAGGCGATATTGAAGTTGCCGGATAAACAACGCTTGGTTTTCAATCTGAAATACTATGAGGAAATGAGCTACGAGCAAATGGCAGAAATCACAGAAACGAGCAGTGGCGCTTTGCGTGCTTCTTACCATCAAGCAGTGAAAAAGATTGAAACTATGATTCAAGAGGGGTGA
- a CDS encoding type IA DNA topoisomerase has translation MKVCIAEKPSVAKEIAQVIGANTRMDGYYEGNGYQVTWTFGHFCTLLPPEDYKPHWKRWDLNTLPMLPERFETKVMDHDAGVKKQFNTIKKLFDAASLVINCGDAGQEGELIQRWVIQQAGYKGEVQRLWISSLTTEAIKAGFEKLQPSSEFDNLYYAGSSRAIGDWLLGMNATRLYTLKYGGFKQMLSIGRVQTPTLAMLVNRHYEILNFQPKPYWELQTKYRETNFNHTEGKFFTKEDGEKLLNQVSGKELVIIDIERKDGKEYAPKLFDLTGLQVYCNNKFGFTAEATLKAVQRLYEMKVVSYPRVDTTFLPNDMYPKVPGILKGLTDYASFTEPILSKKIPKSAKVFNDKKVTDHHAIIPTGEQKHLSHEDQKVYDIIVRRFLAVFYPDCKVAKTQVSAEVDTVPFVAKGKEILEEGWRVLFPKQKKEEEDEENKEEEEESILPTFEKGEQGPHEPSFIEKTTKAPNYYTEASLLRAMETAGKQVEDDELRELMKANGIGRPSTRANIIETLFKRQYSQRRKKQVIPTEMGIQLIDTVQNQLLKSAELTGQWEKQLKEIEQGEYSAKQFIINMKKMVDDLVYEVRMETGKPILAATPITLVKDKDTATKKATSKKSLVGSTCPKCKKGSLLKGKNSYGCSEWKAGCKMLLPFTFMEKKLTESQLLRLVQKKVTTKIKGFVLNGNKVEGVLKFNSDFEIEFENQTKNTPKKSNEMPTCPKCKEGVLVKGQTAYGCSRWKAGCDFRFPFTEIKARAQGKALTRELVLQILSH, from the coding sequence ATGAAAGTTTGTATTGCTGAGAAACCAAGTGTCGCCAAAGAAATAGCCCAAGTCATAGGAGCCAATACGCGTATGGATGGCTACTATGAGGGCAATGGCTATCAGGTGACTTGGACTTTCGGACATTTTTGTACGCTCTTGCCTCCTGAGGATTACAAGCCCCATTGGAAACGATGGGATCTCAACACCCTACCCATGCTGCCCGAGCGTTTCGAAACGAAGGTCATGGATCATGATGCTGGCGTCAAAAAACAATTTAATACGATCAAAAAACTCTTCGACGCTGCCTCGCTGGTGATCAACTGTGGTGATGCCGGGCAAGAAGGAGAACTGATACAGCGCTGGGTCATCCAACAAGCTGGCTACAAAGGAGAAGTCCAACGACTGTGGATTTCGTCGCTAACAACAGAGGCCATCAAAGCAGGATTTGAAAAACTCCAACCCTCCTCCGAGTTTGACAACCTCTACTATGCAGGTAGTTCGCGAGCGATTGGTGATTGGCTGCTCGGCATGAATGCCACCAGACTTTATACCCTCAAATACGGCGGATTCAAACAAATGCTATCCATCGGCAGGGTGCAAACTCCTACCCTTGCCATGTTGGTCAACCGTCACTATGAGATCCTCAACTTCCAACCCAAGCCCTATTGGGAGTTGCAGACCAAATACCGAGAAACCAACTTTAACCACACCGAAGGCAAGTTCTTCACCAAAGAAGATGGCGAAAAGCTGCTCAATCAGGTCAGTGGCAAGGAACTAGTCATCATTGACATAGAGCGAAAAGACGGGAAAGAATACGCCCCCAAGCTTTTCGATCTGACAGGCCTTCAAGTCTATTGCAACAACAAGTTTGGCTTCACAGCCGAGGCAACCCTCAAAGCCGTCCAAAGACTTTACGAGATGAAAGTCGTTTCCTATCCTAGGGTTGACACGACTTTCCTTCCCAATGACATGTACCCCAAGGTTCCAGGAATCCTCAAAGGATTGACGGACTATGCTTCGTTCACTGAGCCTATTTTGTCCAAGAAGATTCCCAAGTCTGCTAAGGTATTCAACGACAAGAAAGTCACCGATCACCATGCCATCATCCCTACTGGTGAACAAAAGCACCTCAGTCACGAGGATCAAAAAGTCTATGACATCATCGTCAGGAGATTCCTAGCCGTGTTTTATCCTGACTGTAAAGTCGCCAAGACGCAAGTGAGTGCAGAGGTGGATACTGTTCCCTTTGTAGCCAAAGGCAAGGAAATACTCGAAGAAGGCTGGCGTGTGCTTTTTCCTAAACAGAAAAAGGAAGAAGAGGACGAGGAAAACAAAGAAGAGGAAGAAGAAAGCATCCTGCCAACCTTTGAGAAAGGAGAACAAGGTCCTCACGAACCATCATTCATCGAAAAGACGACCAAAGCACCAAACTACTATACCGAGGCATCCCTGCTCCGTGCCATGGAGACAGCTGGCAAACAGGTAGAAGACGACGAACTCCGTGAATTGATGAAAGCCAACGGTATAGGCAGGCCGTCTACCCGTGCCAACATCATCGAGACACTGTTCAAACGCCAGTATAGCCAACGAAGAAAGAAACAGGTAATCCCAACCGAGATGGGCATCCAGCTGATCGATACCGTCCAAAATCAACTACTCAAATCAGCCGAGCTCACCGGACAATGGGAGAAACAACTCAAGGAAATCGAGCAAGGAGAATACAGCGCCAAGCAGTTCATCATCAACATGAAAAAGATGGTGGACGACCTGGTCTATGAAGTGCGCATGGAGACAGGCAAACCTATCTTGGCAGCTACTCCCATCACACTGGTCAAGGATAAGGATACCGCGACCAAGAAAGCGACGAGTAAAAAGAGCCTCGTGGGCAGCACTTGCCCCAAATGCAAAAAAGGCTCCCTCCTCAAAGGCAAAAACAGTTATGGATGTAGCGAATGGAAAGCTGGTTGCAAAATGCTGCTTCCTTTTACCTTTATGGAGAAGAAACTGACAGAAAGCCAACTACTACGTCTAGTACAGAAGAAAGTAACTACCAAGATCAAAGGATTCGTCCTGAATGGAAACAAAGTGGAAGGAGTCTTGAAATTCAATTCAGACTTTGAGATTGAATTTGAAAACCAAACCAAGAATACTCCCAAGAAATCCAACGAAATGCCTACTTGCCCCAAATGCAAAGAAGGTGTGCTTGTCAAAGGCCAAACGGCATACGGTTGCAGCAGATGGAAAGCAGGCTGTGATTTTCGCTTCCCATTTACTGAGATCAAAGCCAGAGCGCAAGGAAAGGCACTTACCAGAGAACTGGTCTTGCAGATACTCAGCCACTGA
- a CDS encoding YchJ family protein encodes MNDCPCCSGKPFASCCETIINNQSAPTALALMRSRYTAYALGKADYLYQTTHSQTRSQYNIQEIKKWSQENTWTQLEIITVEHGRVSDDRGIVEFKAHFTDERQQVQIHHEKSIFLKEDQQWFYLEGKINPQEIDLMKKISRNDPCPCGSGKKYKKCCA; translated from the coding sequence ATGAATGACTGCCCTTGTTGCTCTGGCAAGCCCTTCGCATCCTGCTGTGAAACAATCATCAACAATCAATCCGCACCAACTGCATTGGCACTGATGCGGTCTCGCTATACTGCCTATGCGCTCGGCAAAGCTGATTATCTCTATCAAACAACCCACAGTCAAACCAGAAGCCAATACAACATCCAAGAGATTAAAAAGTGGTCTCAGGAAAACACTTGGACACAACTAGAAATCATCACCGTAGAGCATGGACGTGTCAGTGACGACCGTGGCATAGTAGAGTTCAAAGCGCACTTCACCGATGAGCGACAACAAGTACAGATACATCACGAAAAATCAATTTTCCTCAAAGAAGACCAACAATGGTTCTACCTTGAGGGAAAAATCAATCCACAGGAAATCGACTTGATGAAGAAAATCTCTAGGAACGACCCTTGCCCTTGTGGCAGTGGAAAGAAGTATAAAAAATGCTGTGCGTGA
- a CDS encoding GNAT family N-acetyltransferase, which produces MEILQEETDSKGRFYILIDQQPKAEMTYVWAGPDQIIIDHTAVDDSLRGTGVGKQMLLKAVEFARAKGIRIVPLCPFARSVFDKTKFIRDVL; this is translated from the coding sequence ATGGAAATATTACAAGAAGAAACAGACAGCAAAGGAAGGTTTTATATCCTAATAGATCAGCAACCAAAAGCTGAGATGACCTACGTATGGGCAGGGCCAGATCAAATCATCATCGATCACACAGCTGTAGACGACAGTCTACGTGGTACGGGTGTAGGGAAACAAATGCTTCTCAAAGCGGTAGAATTTGCCAGAGCCAAAGGAATCCGTATTGTTCCTCTTTGTCCGTTTGCACGCAGTGTATTCGACAAAACTAAGTTCATTCGGGACGTGTTGTAA
- a CDS encoding alpha/beta hydrolase, which yields MSYYFKNIGCTLLLLTICMTMNAQHHVISLWQDKIPNEKSSNLKEESTITDTQRIKNVRNPSIEVYLPSNSNSVRRAVMICPGGGYGILAYDKEGTDFAKWLNGYGIAGIVLKYRLPEDDSNKTPHLSPLMDAKQGMKIIKDSAAVWGIDADKIGVMGFSAGGHLASTLGTHFDSENRPDFMALIYPVITMQSDFTHMGSRNNLLGENPDKALVDLYSNEMQVTHNTPPTFILHSADDQAVPVENSLQFYQALNDHQVPVEMHLYPQGGHGYGFGRHNTHLSGWSLLLIDWLQQL from the coding sequence ATGTCTTATTATTTCAAAAATATTGGGTGTACCCTCCTACTTCTGACTATTTGCATGACGATGAATGCACAGCATCATGTCATCTCTCTTTGGCAAGACAAAATACCCAACGAAAAATCATCCAATCTCAAAGAGGAATCTACTATCACTGACACGCAAAGAATCAAAAACGTCCGCAACCCAAGCATAGAAGTCTACCTCCCCTCCAATAGTAATTCTGTCAGACGAGCGGTGATGATTTGTCCAGGAGGAGGATATGGAATCTTGGCCTACGACAAAGAAGGAACTGATTTTGCCAAATGGCTCAATGGATACGGCATAGCAGGTATCGTCCTCAAATACAGATTGCCAGAGGATGACTCAAACAAGACACCTCATCTCTCACCACTCATGGATGCCAAGCAGGGGATGAAAATCATCAAAGACAGTGCAGCAGTATGGGGCATAGATGCAGACAAAATCGGCGTGATGGGCTTTTCGGCGGGAGGACATTTGGCGTCCACATTAGGAACTCATTTTGATTCAGAAAATCGTCCAGATTTCATGGCGTTGATCTATCCAGTGATTACCATGCAATCTGATTTTACCCACATGGGTTCTCGCAACAATCTATTGGGTGAAAATCCAGACAAAGCACTCGTTGATTTGTATTCCAACGAAATGCAAGTAACACACAACACCCCTCCTACTTTCATCCTGCATAGTGCGGATGACCAAGCAGTTCCTGTAGAAAATAGCCTTCAATTCTACCAAGCTCTCAACGATCACCAAGTCCCCGTCGAAATGCATCTCTATCCTCAAGGTGGACACGGCTATGGATTTGGTAGACACAATACTCACCTCTCTGGTTGGTCCCTCTTGTTGATCGATTGGTTGCAACAATTATGA
- a CDS encoding hybrid sensor histidine kinase/response regulator transcription factor has product MMRKSILVLFLLVHTMIVWGINGYQPKVADPMLEEWRFAFFPELDDRGVRCIASQSDKSNFWFGLESGVALYDGYDWKYYGEEEGLGGKAVQKMFVSENQKIYAASVNGIYLYEDDNWHNIAPINPKSNIRIDAIRELKSGNIVCATSLGVIFITPKDNFLLSQESNAKKMLAEDSEFQIVDIPDRLLKNNRFDNISDVFEVTPGELWIPITYVLEDEIGDIMMFTEEEIITNSVKNYGLFSNYYEMDMGYEHNIMRTSNGDIWIINKSNKIPAVRFSDNRWNKVEYGKIFGDDEYSESIAETKDGKIWISGIGNLYAMDTSGQWMKYNSENFKIPHGHIELHTEDNSKLWIYEEQSSVSRIDLSDDKWLTYLELNYQCRQTNGSSWFIDFEGHAIQQSNGQWYQFGQEDGMIDNPVSLYADSRDYVWVIGSENGVAAAGFLQNGKWNKIILDSLSWGVDYRAIFESNDGSIWLGGSSDVYLDRGQSGGLAQIVNPHSDFRKVIYHKGRLNGLNQLNAYGITQSKNGNIWIGGTGLCYFDKVSWSYTENRNLNDFVNDVHTDRNGTLYVGSRLHGLYILQDDGQWVNYSIKNGLTSNNIISLTTSQEPGEIWLATDKDISYFNGQVWTNYIFPEHLTLSYEGGTIKTNELNEIWVSRSPREWKRRVYTGRNPSEAIRSKFNTVRFIKDTIPPQTSIEVYSETVDNSGNTSILWTGRHFFNKVSAENLSFSYKINDEPWSQFNSATSNTFLGLANGDYTFQVRAMDSEGNIDPTPAVIHFIVTPPVWKQAWFILLIGSLLLVIGYSVFIIMKKQEILEQLNLSLQSSNGELESRNLEIEKQKDSLEEAVKKIDELSQAKVKFFTNITHEFRTPLSLILGPIDKLIKDHSSKDSDHNYFRLIKQNALRLQKLINQLLEVRRIEAGNLDLVLSKNDIVSFTKGIKDLFINQALDRDIKLQFVSDYQKLTIFFDQDKVEKILFNLISNAFKHTPKHGSIKISLLQAEKYLMKDSSLDFIRLVVEDNGTGLDKAILDKLFERFAVGHNDVQHEENSGIGLSYIKDLIEAHQGNIKVESELGEGTKFTVYIPENLNAPESDMNPQSESHFTSQMTHPSEEYKLEHELSIINDNTQIKDKEKATLLVVEDNRDMLAFIKSLLIKDYNVLSANNGAQGLEVLNREYIDLVISDIMMPKVDGITLCDKIKSDTAISHIPVILLTALAMDSKRIQGYESGADSYIVKPFEPDLLLARVQNLLESRDKLKEKYADNLRFKPKDIKVTSVDEEFLVKLSSLLEENVSDAQFDVTSMCEMVNMSHMHFIRKVKQLTGKKPVDLLKSFRLTRAKQLLSQNKINVSQVGYMVGYDLPNSFTRAFKNEFGISPTQFVQNPDLETPKT; this is encoded by the coding sequence ATGATGAGAAAGAGTATTCTGGTATTGTTCCTCTTGGTACATACCATGATCGTGTGGGGTATCAATGGGTATCAACCCAAGGTTGCTGATCCAATGCTGGAAGAGTGGCGTTTTGCTTTTTTTCCAGAACTTGACGACCGAGGTGTCAGATGCATCGCTTCCCAATCAGACAAGAGCAACTTTTGGTTTGGTCTAGAATCTGGTGTGGCGCTCTACGATGGGTATGACTGGAAATACTACGGCGAGGAAGAAGGCCTAGGTGGCAAAGCTGTCCAAAAAATGTTCGTCAGTGAGAATCAAAAAATCTACGCGGCATCTGTCAATGGCATCTATCTATATGAGGATGACAATTGGCACAACATTGCCCCCATCAACCCCAAATCCAACATCAGAATAGATGCCATACGTGAGCTCAAAAGCGGCAACATTGTTTGCGCTACTTCGCTAGGAGTCATCTTCATCACACCCAAAGACAATTTCTTACTCAGTCAAGAAAGCAATGCAAAAAAAATGCTCGCTGAAGATTCAGAATTTCAAATTGTTGATATCCCTGATCGACTACTCAAAAACAACAGATTTGACAACATATCAGATGTATTTGAAGTCACCCCTGGGGAATTATGGATTCCCATCACTTATGTACTGGAGGATGAAATTGGTGACATCATGATGTTTACCGAAGAGGAAATCATCACCAATTCAGTCAAAAATTACGGGCTATTCAGCAATTATTACGAGATGGATATGGGCTATGAACACAACATCATGCGTACCTCAAATGGCGACATCTGGATCATCAACAAATCCAACAAAATCCCTGCGGTGAGATTCAGCGACAACCGCTGGAACAAAGTCGAGTACGGCAAGATATTCGGCGATGATGAATATTCTGAAAGCATCGCCGAGACCAAAGATGGTAAAATATGGATCAGTGGTATCGGTAATCTATACGCCATGGACACCTCTGGACAATGGATGAAATACAATTCGGAGAATTTTAAAATCCCACATGGTCACATCGAGCTACACACCGAAGACAACTCCAAACTATGGATATATGAGGAGCAATCCTCTGTCTCGCGTATTGATCTCTCTGATGACAAATGGCTCACCTACCTCGAGCTCAACTACCAATGTAGACAAACCAATGGTAGCTCTTGGTTCATAGATTTCGAAGGACACGCCATCCAACAGAGCAACGGACAATGGTATCAGTTTGGCCAAGAGGATGGTATGATTGACAATCCTGTAAGTCTATATGCAGATTCGAGAGACTATGTTTGGGTGATTGGGAGTGAAAATGGAGTAGCTGCTGCAGGTTTCCTGCAAAATGGAAAATGGAACAAAATCATCTTGGATTCGCTCTCATGGGGCGTGGACTACCGTGCCATCTTCGAGTCCAATGATGGCTCAATATGGCTCGGTGGCAGTTCGGATGTGTACCTAGATCGAGGACAATCAGGAGGGCTGGCTCAGATCGTGAATCCACACAGTGATTTCCGCAAAGTCATCTACCACAAAGGCCGCCTCAATGGCCTCAACCAACTCAACGCCTACGGCATCACACAATCCAAAAATGGCAATATCTGGATCGGCGGTACTGGTTTGTGCTACTTTGACAAAGTATCCTGGAGCTATACAGAAAACCGGAATCTCAATGATTTCGTCAACGACGTGCACACTGACCGCAATGGCACCTTGTACGTAGGGTCCCGACTCCATGGCTTGTACATCTTGCAAGACGATGGTCAATGGGTCAACTACTCCATCAAAAATGGACTCACCAGCAACAACATCATCAGTTTGACCACCAGTCAAGAACCAGGAGAAATCTGGCTCGCTACTGACAAAGACATCAGCTATTTCAATGGGCAGGTATGGACCAATTACATCTTCCCAGAGCACCTCACCTTATCCTACGAAGGAGGAACAATCAAAACAAATGAGCTCAACGAAATCTGGGTAAGCAGGTCTCCACGCGAATGGAAACGGAGAGTCTATACAGGTCGAAATCCCAGCGAGGCAATCCGCAGCAAGTTCAACACTGTTCGTTTCATCAAAGACACCATCCCTCCACAGACCTCTATAGAGGTCTATTCAGAGACAGTTGACAACTCTGGCAATACCAGTATCCTATGGACCGGGAGACATTTTTTCAACAAAGTCAGTGCTGAAAACCTCAGCTTTTCCTACAAGATCAACGACGAGCCATGGTCCCAATTCAACTCTGCCACGAGCAACACCTTCCTAGGATTGGCCAATGGCGATTACACCTTCCAGGTACGTGCAATGGATTCTGAAGGCAACATTGATCCCACACCTGCTGTGATTCATTTCATAGTTACTCCTCCAGTATGGAAACAGGCATGGTTCATACTTTTGATTGGATCACTGCTCTTGGTCATCGGATATTCTGTGTTCATCATCATGAAAAAACAGGAGATTCTTGAACAGCTCAACCTGTCCCTACAATCCAGCAATGGAGAGCTAGAATCTCGCAATTTGGAGATCGAAAAGCAAAAAGATTCCTTGGAAGAGGCTGTTAAAAAAATTGACGAACTCTCCCAAGCCAAAGTCAAATTCTTCACCAACATCACCCATGAGTTTAGAACACCTCTGAGCCTGATTTTAGGGCCAATTGACAAGCTGATCAAAGACCATTCAAGCAAAGATTCAGACCACAATTATTTCAGACTCATCAAGCAAAATGCGCTGCGTCTCCAGAAACTCATCAATCAATTGCTAGAGGTACGGCGCATCGAGGCGGGGAATCTCGATCTAGTTCTATCCAAAAATGACATAGTCTCTTTCACCAAAGGAATCAAAGATCTGTTCATCAACCAAGCACTAGATCGGGACATCAAACTACAGTTTGTATCTGACTATCAAAAACTCACCATCTTCTTTGATCAGGACAAAGTCGAAAAAATATTGTTTAACCTGATTTCCAATGCCTTTAAGCACACGCCCAAACATGGGAGTATCAAAATCAGCTTGTTGCAAGCCGAAAAGTATCTCATGAAAGACAGCTCGCTTGATTTTATCCGACTGGTAGTGGAAGACAATGGTACTGGTCTAGACAAAGCCATTTTGGACAAACTCTTTGAGCGATTTGCGGTAGGTCACAATGACGTCCAGCATGAGGAAAACAGTGGCATTGGACTATCCTATATCAAGGATCTGATAGAAGCCCACCAAGGGAATATCAAAGTAGAAAGTGAACTCGGAGAGGGTACCAAATTTACTGTTTACATCCCCGAAAACCTCAATGCCCCTGAATCAGATATGAATCCCCAATCTGAGAGCCATTTTACCTCTCAGATGACTCACCCCTCTGAAGAGTACAAGCTGGAACACGAACTCAGTATCATCAATGACAATACCCAGATCAAGGACAAGGAAAAAGCAACACTATTGGTAGTGGAAGACAACCGTGACATGCTGGCCTTCATCAAATCCTTATTGATCAAAGACTACAACGTCCTCTCTGCCAACAATGGCGCACAAGGTCTCGAAGTACTCAACAGAGAATACATCGACCTAGTCATCAGTGACATCATGATGCCCAAGGTAGATGGCATCACACTATGTGACAAAATCAAGTCCGATACCGCCATCAGTCATATCCCAGTGATATTATTGACTGCACTCGCTATGGATAGCAAAAGAATCCAAGGTTATGAATCTGGTGCGGATTCTTACATTGTCAAACCCTTTGAGCCGGATTTGCTACTAGCTAGAGTTCAAAATCTCCTGGAATCAAGAGATAAACTCAAAGAGAAATATGCGGACAACTTGAGATTCAAACCCAAAGACATCAAAGTGACCTCTGTAGACGAAGAATTCTTGGTCAAACTCTCCAGTCTCTTGGAAGAAAACGTGTCTGACGCTCAGTTTGACGTCACCAGCATGTGCGAAATGGTCAACATGAGCCACATGCACTTCATCCGAAAAGTCAAGCAACTCACAGGCAAAAAGCCAGTCGATCTGCTCAAGTCCTTTAGATTGACCAGAGCCAAACAGTTGCTATCCCAAAACAAAATCAATGTATCTCAAGTAGGATACATGGTCGGCTATGATCTTCCCAATTCATTTACTCGTGCTTTCAAAAATGAATTTGGTATTTCCCCTACGCAATTCGTTCAAAATCCCGATCTTGAAACTCCTAAAACCTAA
- a CDS encoding tagaturonate reductase, which produces MRELNRQHTDIAALPIKILQFGEGNFLRAFSDWMIDIMNKEGDYQHGIAVVQPIDQGIVHMLQAQDGLYHHVLRGLKDGQPHEETRLISAIQQCINPFKDLAAYKAVVLLPELEMVISNTTEAGIVFNEEDVLPTEGLPKTFPGKVTLLLWERFQHFAAAQDKGLSFIPVELIDKNGQKLKEAILKYAELWSLPAEFSSWVENHNYFANTLVDRIVPGYPKDEIEEIQASIGFKDNLVVASEIFHLWVMEAPEQIQKQFPADKFGLNVIYTNNQAPYRTRKVRVLNGAHTSMVPVALLHGLETVRETVEDNKVGAFVQQIIFEEILPTIDLPQAELEEFANQVIERFKNPFIRHELKSIALNSIPKFKVRVLPTILDYISIKKELPKGLVTALTYLISLYLSDDFEIKDDHNVVEFFHGLKGKALTPEEIVDQVLGQTEFWDQDLREIKGLSDAMIKVMATIESGMAIDRI; this is translated from the coding sequence ATGAGAGAATTGAATCGACAGCATACCGACATAGCAGCATTACCCATCAAAATCCTCCAGTTTGGAGAAGGCAACTTCTTGCGGGCATTTTCGGATTGGATGATTGACATCATGAACAAAGAAGGCGACTACCAACATGGTATCGCAGTGGTGCAGCCTATCGATCAGGGTATCGTTCACATGCTGCAAGCACAAGATGGCTTGTATCATCATGTGTTGCGTGGATTGAAAGACGGTCAACCTCACGAAGAGACGAGATTGATCTCTGCGATACAGCAGTGCATCAATCCATTCAAGGATTTGGCGGCTTACAAGGCCGTGGTATTGTTGCCTGAGTTGGAAATGGTGATTTCTAACACTACTGAAGCAGGAATTGTGTTCAATGAGGAAGATGTCTTGCCGACGGAAGGACTGCCCAAAACATTCCCAGGCAAGGTAACCCTTTTGCTGTGGGAGAGATTCCAGCATTTTGCTGCTGCTCAGGACAAAGGATTGAGTTTCATCCCAGTGGAACTGATAGATAAAAACGGTCAGAAACTGAAAGAAGCTATTTTGAAGTATGCCGAATTGTGGAGCTTGCCTGCCGAGTTCAGTTCTTGGGTAGAGAATCACAACTACTTCGCCAATACTTTGGTCGATAGAATTGTGCCGGGCTATCCAAAAGATGAAATCGAAGAGATTCAGGCTTCTATTGGATTCAAAGACAATTTGGTGGTGGCTTCTGAGATTTTTCATCTCTGGGTGATGGAAGCGCCAGAGCAGATCCAAAAGCAGTTTCCCGCGGATAAATTTGGCCTCAATGTCATCTATACCAACAACCAAGCACCCTACAGAACGAGAAAAGTACGTGTACTCAACGGAGCACACACGAGCATGGTTCCTGTGGCACTGCTACATGGACTGGAGACAGTTCGTGAGACAGTGGAGGATAATAAAGTGGGCGCATTCGTACAGCAGATCATCTTTGAAGAGATATTGCCTACGATAGACTTGCCTCAGGCGGAACTCGAAGAATTTGCCAATCAGGTGATCGAGCGATTCAAAAACCCATTCATTCGACATGAGTTGAAATCCATCGCCTTGAACTCTATACCTAAATTCAAAGTGCGTGTTTTGCCTACGATTTTGGATTACATATCCATCAAAAAGGAGTTGCCTAAAGGCTTGGTCACAGCATTGACCTATTTGATTTCACTGTACCTGTCGGATGATTTTGAAATCAAAGACGATCACAATGTGGTAGAATTTTTCCACGGATTGAAAGGAAAAGCATTGACACCTGAAGAAATAGTAGATCAAGTGTTGGGACAGACAGAGTTTTGGGATCAGGACTTGAGAGAAATCAAAGGACTAAGCGATGCAATGATCAAAGTAATGGCAACCATCGAATCTGGCATGGCAATCGATCGAATTTGA